From the Mangifera indica cultivar Alphonso chromosome 10, CATAS_Mindica_2.1, whole genome shotgun sequence genome, one window contains:
- the LOC123227082 gene encoding histidinol dehydrogenase, chloroplastic isoform X3: protein MKSYRLSELTNAEVENLKARPRIDFLSIFSTVQPIVSDVRNRGDASVKDYTERFDKVKLDKIVENVSELPDPKLDPAIQEAFDVAYDNIYAFHLAQKSAEQSVENMKGVKCKRVARSIGSVGLYVPGGTAVLPSTALMLSVPAQIAGCKTIVLATPPSQDGSICKEVLYCAKKAGVTHILKAGGAQAISAMAWGTESCPKVEKIFGPGNQYVTAAKMILQNSEAMISIDMPAGPSEVLVIADKYANPVHIAADLLSQAEHGPDSQVVLVIAGDGVDLKAIEEEIRKQCQDLPRGEFASKALSHSYTVFAHDMMEAVSFSNMYAPEHLIVNVKDAEQWECFIENAGSVFLGPWTPESVGDYASGTNHVLPTYGYARMYGGVSLDSFLKYMTVQSLTEEGLKKLGPYVATMAEVEGLEAHKRAVTLRLQDIEARQVANIS, encoded by the exons ATGAAGTCTTATAGATTGTCAGAGCTTACTAATGCCGAGGTGGAAAATTTGAAGGCTCGACCTCGTATTGATTTCTTGTCTATTTTCAGCACG gtCCAACCGATTGTTTCTGATGTTCGAAATAGGGGAGACGCTTCAGTGAAAGA TTACACTGAGAGGTTTGATAAAGTGAAACTTgacaaaattgttgaaaatgtcTCTGAGCTTCCTGACCCAAAG CTTGACCCTGCTATTCAAGAAGCATTTGATGTGGCATACGACAACATATATGCTTTTCATCTTGCTCAGAAATCAGCTGAGCAAAGTGTGGAGAATATGAAA GGTGTTAAATGCAAAAGGGTGGCAAGGAGCATTGGTTCTGTTGGTCTTTATGTACCAGGAGGAACTGCTGTTTTACCATCAACTGCTTTGATGCTCTCAGTG CCTGCTCAAATTGCTGGGTGTAAAACTATTGTTCTGGCGACTCCACCAAGTCAGGATGGCAGCATATGTAAG GAGGTACTGTATTGTGCCAAGAAAGCTGGTGTGACTCACATCCTTAAAGCTGGAGGAGCACAG GCCATATCTGCTATGGCTTGGGGGACAGAATCTTGCCCAAAG GTTGAGAAGATTTTTGGGCCTGGAAATCAGTATGTCACAGCAGCAAAAATGATTCTCCAA AACAGTGAAGCAATGATTTCAATTGACATGCCTGCTGGTCCTTCAGAAGTTTTAGTCATTGCAGACAAATATGCTAATCCTGTTCATATAGCTGCAGATTTGCTTTCTCAG GCTGAGCATGGGCCAGACAGTCAAGTTGTTCTTGTAATTGCCGGGGATGGAGTTGATCTAAAAGCTATCGAAGAGGAAATCAGAAAGCAGTGTCAAGACCTTCCAAGAGGAGAGTTTGCTTCAAAAGCTCTCAGCCACAGTTACACAGTGTTTGCTCATGATATGATGGAG GCAGTCTCATTTTCAAATATGTATGCACCTGAGCATCTGATAGTTAATGTTAAAGATGCTGAACAATGGGAATGCTTCATTGAGAATGCAG GTTCTGTGTTCTTAGGGCCATGGACACCTGAAAGTGTGGGAGATTATGCAAGCGGGACAAACCATGTACTTCCAACATACGGATATGCACGAATGTATGGTGGGGTGTCTCTTGATTCCTTCCTTAAGTACATGACAGTACAATCCTTGACAGAGGAAGGTCTGAAAAAGCTTGGTCCATACGTTGCAACCATGGCAGAAGTGGAAGGCTTGGAAGCCCACAAGAGAGCGGTAACTCTTAGATTACAAGACATTGAAGCCAGGCAAGTTGCCAATATAAGTTAG
- the LOC123226759 gene encoding WAT1-related protein At2g39510-like: MAIIVKHALDNGLSPHVLVALRMFVAVILVSPFAIVMERNTRPTMTLSTFSKIVLLSLLEPVLSQNFSYTGMKYTTATFNVSMSNILPAMTFIMAWIFRLEIVKLRKLHGQAKIVGTLVAVGGGIIMTFVKGTLLDLPWTNGRTIIFKKSATDVEHTDLMKGGGLIVVGLFCWSCFIILQEHILRSYPSVLNLVALVCILGSVEGIILAFLVERGNTKIWSIFNPDAKLLAVIYGGMMSCSTYLILGWLLKKRGPVFVTSFNPLAMVLVTIFSSFFLAERLFLGRVLGAAVIIIGLCMVLWGKSKDQRHSNSQNIQDDDAVAAAAQNGLQMAVINGDIESPSQSNVTVDEGTRASCMT, encoded by the exons ATGGCGATCATTGTAAAGCATGCTCTGGACAATGGTCTGAGCCCACATGTTCTGGTGGCACTCCGTATGTTCGTTGCTGTAATTCTCGTTTCTCCTTTTGCTATTGTCATGGAAAG GAACACCCGGCCGACGATGACGCTCTCCACCTTTTCTAAGATCGTATTGCTCAGCTTGTTGGA ACCAGTGCTTAGCCAAAATTTCTCCTATACTGGGATGAAATATACTACTGCAACATTTAATGTTTCCATGAGCAATATTCTTCCTGCCATGACATTTATAATGGCTTGGATTTTCAG GCTTGAAATTGTGAAACTTAGGAAGCTACATGGCCAGGCAAAGATAGTGGGAACCCTAGTGGCTGTTGGGGGAGGAATTATAATGACATTTGTAAAGGGAACTCTCCTGGATTTGCCATGGACGAATGGAAGAAccataattttcaagaaatcGGCAACTGATGTAGAACATACAGATCTAATGAAGGGTGGCGGACTAATCgtagttggtttgttttgctgGTCTTGTTTCATCATTTTGCAA GAACATATATTAAGATCCTACCCTTCAGTGCTCAATCTCGTAGCTTTGGTTTGCATTTTAGGCTCCGTGGAAGGCATCATACTGGCCTTCCTAGTTGAAAGAGGAAACACGAAAATCTGGTCAATCTTCAACCCAGATGCTAAACTTTTAGCCGTGATTTATGGT GGAATGATGTCCTGCTCAACCTACCTCATACTGGGCTGGTTATTGAAGAAAAGAGGACCAGTTTTTGTAACGTCTTTTAATCCTCTGGCCATGGTTCTCGTCACAATTTTCAGCTCATTTTTTCTAGCTGAAAGACTCTTCCTAGGAAG GGTTCTTGGAGCAGCTGTGATTATCATTGGACTGTGCATGGTGTTATGGGGTAAAAGCAAAGACCAACGTCATTCAAATTCACAAAACATTCAAGACGACGACGCCGTGGCCGCTGCTGCACAAAACGGTCTACAAATGGCTGTAATCAATGGTGATATAGAGAGTCCAAGCCAGTCTAATGTGACTGTTGATGAGGGAACCCGTGCCTCATGTATGACGTAG
- the LOC123227082 gene encoding histidinol dehydrogenase, chloroplastic isoform X2 → MMDTQLLCFNRTTVFLKPLQKSRLPFFVARRNSLFSPSGLNCARIRCSMKSYRLSELTNAEVENLKARPRIDFLSIFSTVQPIVSDVRNRGDASVKDYTERFDKVKLDKIVENVSELPDPKLDPAIQEAFDVAYDNIYAFHLAQKSAEQSVENMKGVKCKRVARSIGSVGLYVPGGTAVLPSTALMLSVPAQIAGCKTIVLATPPSQDGSICKEVLYCAKKAGVTHILKAGGAQAISAMAWGTESCPKIFGPGNQYVTAAKMILQNSEAMISIDMPAGPSEVLVIADKYANPVHIAADLLSQAEHGPDSQVVLVIAGDGVDLKAIEEEIRKQCQDLPRGEFASKALSHSYTVFAHDMMEAVSFSNMYAPEHLIVNVKDAEQWECFIENAGSVFLGPWTPESVGDYASGTNHVLPTYGYARMYGGVSLDSFLKYMTVQSLTEEGLKKLGPYVATMAEVEGLEAHKRAVTLRLQDIEARQVANIS, encoded by the exons ATGATGGACACTCAGCTTCTCTGCTTTAACCGCACCACCGTTTTTCTTAAACCTTTGCAGAAATCTCGTCTTCCATTCTTCGTTGCGCGTAGAAACTCACTATTCTCTCCTTCAG GGTTAAATTGTGCTAGAATAAGGTGTTCGATGAAGTCTTATAGATTGTCAGAGCTTACTAATGCCGAGGTGGAAAATTTGAAGGCTCGACCTCGTATTGATTTCTTGTCTATTTTCAGCACG gtCCAACCGATTGTTTCTGATGTTCGAAATAGGGGAGACGCTTCAGTGAAAGA TTACACTGAGAGGTTTGATAAAGTGAAACTTgacaaaattgttgaaaatgtcTCTGAGCTTCCTGACCCAAAG CTTGACCCTGCTATTCAAGAAGCATTTGATGTGGCATACGACAACATATATGCTTTTCATCTTGCTCAGAAATCAGCTGAGCAAAGTGTGGAGAATATGAAA GGTGTTAAATGCAAAAGGGTGGCAAGGAGCATTGGTTCTGTTGGTCTTTATGTACCAGGAGGAACTGCTGTTTTACCATCAACTGCTTTGATGCTCTCAGTG CCTGCTCAAATTGCTGGGTGTAAAACTATTGTTCTGGCGACTCCACCAAGTCAGGATGGCAGCATATGTAAG GAGGTACTGTATTGTGCCAAGAAAGCTGGTGTGACTCACATCCTTAAAGCTGGAGGAGCACAG GCCATATCTGCTATGGCTTGGGGGACAGAATCTTGCCCAAAG ATTTTTGGGCCTGGAAATCAGTATGTCACAGCAGCAAAAATGATTCTCCAA AACAGTGAAGCAATGATTTCAATTGACATGCCTGCTGGTCCTTCAGAAGTTTTAGTCATTGCAGACAAATATGCTAATCCTGTTCATATAGCTGCAGATTTGCTTTCTCAG GCTGAGCATGGGCCAGACAGTCAAGTTGTTCTTGTAATTGCCGGGGATGGAGTTGATCTAAAAGCTATCGAAGAGGAAATCAGAAAGCAGTGTCAAGACCTTCCAAGAGGAGAGTTTGCTTCAAAAGCTCTCAGCCACAGTTACACAGTGTTTGCTCATGATATGATGGAG GCAGTCTCATTTTCAAATATGTATGCACCTGAGCATCTGATAGTTAATGTTAAAGATGCTGAACAATGGGAATGCTTCATTGAGAATGCAG GTTCTGTGTTCTTAGGGCCATGGACACCTGAAAGTGTGGGAGATTATGCAAGCGGGACAAACCATGTACTTCCAACATACGGATATGCACGAATGTATGGTGGGGTGTCTCTTGATTCCTTCCTTAAGTACATGACAGTACAATCCTTGACAGAGGAAGGTCTGAAAAAGCTTGGTCCATACGTTGCAACCATGGCAGAAGTGGAAGGCTTGGAAGCCCACAAGAGAGCGGTAACTCTTAGATTACAAGACATTGAAGCCAGGCAAGTTGCCAATATAAGTTAG
- the LOC123227250 gene encoding probable 3-hydroxyisobutyrate dehydrogenase, mitochondrial isoform X3 has product MAMSRFRALISSFNFKSPLIFPPFLSSPIRRFSSSQFESIGFIGLGNMGFRMAQNLMKAGYKLTVHDINCNVMKTFFDMGALTKGTPSEVAEASDVVITMLPSSSHVLDVYNGPNGLLKGGNFLRPRLLIDSSTIDPQTSRKISASVSNCTLKDKKDLWENPFMLDAPVSGGVLAAEAGTLTFMVGGSEYAYLAAKPIFLAMGKNTIYCGGAGNGSAAKLCNNLAMAVSMLGVSEALALGQSLGITASTLTKIFNSSSARCWSSDTYNPVPGVMEGVPSSRNYGGGFAIKLMIHKTL; this is encoded by the exons ATGGCAATGAGTAGATTTAGAGCTCTAATTTCCTCGTTCAACTTCAAGTCTCCGTTAATATTTCCTCCTTTTCTATCCTCTCCAATCCGTAGATTCTCTTCATCCCAGTTTgag AGTATTGGATTCATAGGGCTGGGAAATATGGGATTCAGAATGGCACAAAATCTAATGAAGGCTGGGTACAAACTGACTGTTCATGACAT AAACTGTAATGTCATGAAGACATTCTTTGACATGGGCGCTCTTACAAAAGGAACACCTTCTGAAGTTGCAGAAGCAAGTGATGTTGTAATTACAATGTTGCCTTCATCATCTCAT GTATTGGATGTTTACAATGGACCAAATGGCTTGCTTAAAGGAGGAAATTTCCTAAGACCACGACTATTGATAGACTCGTCTACTATTGATCCCCAAACTTCAAGAAAAATTTCTGCTTCAGTATCTAATTGTACTCTAAAAGATAAGAAAG ATTTATGGGAGAACCCTTTCATGTTGGATGCTCCTGTCTCTGGAGGTGTTCTTGCTGCTGAAGCTGGTACACTTACTTTCATG GTTGGTGGCTCTGAGTATGCCTATTTAGCTGCCAAACCAATATTCCTTGCAATGGGCAAAAACACAATTTACTGTGGTGGAGCAGGGAATGGCTCA GCAGCCAAGCTTTGCAACAATTTGGCAATGGCCGTGAGCATGCTTGGGGTATCAGAAGCCCTTGCTCTTGGCCAGTCACTTGGAATAACGGCCAGTACATTGACAAAGATATTTAATTCTTCTAGTGCTCGCTGTTGGAGTAG TGATACTTATAATCCAGTTCCGGGAGTGATGGAAGGGGTGCCCTCGTCAAGGAATTATGGTGGTGGATTTGCAATTAAGTTAATG ATACACAAAACTTTGTGA
- the LOC123227250 gene encoding probable 3-hydroxyisobutyrate dehydrogenase, mitochondrial isoform X2: protein MAMSRFRALISSFNFKSPLIFPPFLSSPIRRFSSSQFESIGFIGLGNMGFRMAQNLMKAGYKLTVHDINCNVMKTFFDMGALTKGTPSEVAEASDVVITMLPSSSHVLDVYNGPNGLLKGGNFLRPRLLIDSSTIDPQTSRKISASVSNCTLKDKKDLWENPFMLDAPVSGGVLAAEAGTLTFMVGGSEYAYLAAKPIFLAMGKNTIYCGGAGNGSAAKLCNNLAMAVSMLGVSEALALGQSLGITASTLTKIFNSSSARCWSSDTYNPVPGVMEGVPSSRNYGGGFAIKLMAKDLYLAAASTKDIGRECPLTSKAQEIYTKLCEDGHESEDFSCVFRHYYSGKDEV from the exons ATGGCAATGAGTAGATTTAGAGCTCTAATTTCCTCGTTCAACTTCAAGTCTCCGTTAATATTTCCTCCTTTTCTATCCTCTCCAATCCGTAGATTCTCTTCATCCCAGTTTgag AGTATTGGATTCATAGGGCTGGGAAATATGGGATTCAGAATGGCACAAAATCTAATGAAGGCTGGGTACAAACTGACTGTTCATGACAT AAACTGTAATGTCATGAAGACATTCTTTGACATGGGCGCTCTTACAAAAGGAACACCTTCTGAAGTTGCAGAAGCAAGTGATGTTGTAATTACAATGTTGCCTTCATCATCTCAT GTATTGGATGTTTACAATGGACCAAATGGCTTGCTTAAAGGAGGAAATTTCCTAAGACCACGACTATTGATAGACTCGTCTACTATTGATCCCCAAACTTCAAGAAAAATTTCTGCTTCAGTATCTAATTGTACTCTAAAAGATAAGAAAG ATTTATGGGAGAACCCTTTCATGTTGGATGCTCCTGTCTCTGGAGGTGTTCTTGCTGCTGAAGCTGGTACACTTACTTTCATG GTTGGTGGCTCTGAGTATGCCTATTTAGCTGCCAAACCAATATTCCTTGCAATGGGCAAAAACACAATTTACTGTGGTGGAGCAGGGAATGGCTCA GCAGCCAAGCTTTGCAACAATTTGGCAATGGCCGTGAGCATGCTTGGGGTATCAGAAGCCCTTGCTCTTGGCCAGTCACTTGGAATAACGGCCAGTACATTGACAAAGATATTTAATTCTTCTAGTGCTCGCTGTTGGAGTAG TGATACTTATAATCCAGTTCCGGGAGTGATGGAAGGGGTGCCCTCGTCAAGGAATTATGGTGGTGGATTTGCAATTAAGTTAATG GCCAAGGACTTATACCTTGCTGCTGCATCAACAAAAGATATTGGTCGTGAATGTCCATTAACATCCAAAGCTCAAGAGAT ATACACAAAACTTTGTGAAGACGGCCATGAATCTGAGGACTTCTCCTGTGTTTTTCGCCATTATTATTCCGGCAAGGATGAGGTTTAA
- the LOC123227250 gene encoding probable 3-hydroxyisobutyrate dehydrogenase, mitochondrial isoform X1, which yields MAMSRFRALISSFNFKSPLIFPPFLSSPIRRFSSSQFESIGFIGLGNMGFRMAQNLMKAGYKLTVHDINCNVMKTFFDMGALTKGTPSEVAEASDVVITMLPSSSHVLDVYNGPNGLLKGGNFLRPRLLIDSSTIDPQTSRKISASVSNCTLKDKKDLWENPFMLDAPVSGGVLAAEAGTLTFMVGGSEYAYLAAKPIFLAMGKNTIYCGGAGNGSAAKLCNNLAMAVSMLGVSEALALGQSLGITASTLTKIFNSSSARCWSSDTYNPVPGVMEGVPSSRNYGGGFAIKLMQAKDLYLAAASTKDIGRECPLTSKAQEIYTKLCEDGHESEDFSCVFRHYYSGKDEV from the exons ATGGCAATGAGTAGATTTAGAGCTCTAATTTCCTCGTTCAACTTCAAGTCTCCGTTAATATTTCCTCCTTTTCTATCCTCTCCAATCCGTAGATTCTCTTCATCCCAGTTTgag AGTATTGGATTCATAGGGCTGGGAAATATGGGATTCAGAATGGCACAAAATCTAATGAAGGCTGGGTACAAACTGACTGTTCATGACAT AAACTGTAATGTCATGAAGACATTCTTTGACATGGGCGCTCTTACAAAAGGAACACCTTCTGAAGTTGCAGAAGCAAGTGATGTTGTAATTACAATGTTGCCTTCATCATCTCAT GTATTGGATGTTTACAATGGACCAAATGGCTTGCTTAAAGGAGGAAATTTCCTAAGACCACGACTATTGATAGACTCGTCTACTATTGATCCCCAAACTTCAAGAAAAATTTCTGCTTCAGTATCTAATTGTACTCTAAAAGATAAGAAAG ATTTATGGGAGAACCCTTTCATGTTGGATGCTCCTGTCTCTGGAGGTGTTCTTGCTGCTGAAGCTGGTACACTTACTTTCATG GTTGGTGGCTCTGAGTATGCCTATTTAGCTGCCAAACCAATATTCCTTGCAATGGGCAAAAACACAATTTACTGTGGTGGAGCAGGGAATGGCTCA GCAGCCAAGCTTTGCAACAATTTGGCAATGGCCGTGAGCATGCTTGGGGTATCAGAAGCCCTTGCTCTTGGCCAGTCACTTGGAATAACGGCCAGTACATTGACAAAGATATTTAATTCTTCTAGTGCTCGCTGTTGGAGTAG TGATACTTATAATCCAGTTCCGGGAGTGATGGAAGGGGTGCCCTCGTCAAGGAATTATGGTGGTGGATTTGCAATTAAGTTAATG CAGGCCAAGGACTTATACCTTGCTGCTGCATCAACAAAAGATATTGGTCGTGAATGTCCATTAACATCCAAAGCTCAAGAGAT ATACACAAAACTTTGTGAAGACGGCCATGAATCTGAGGACTTCTCCTGTGTTTTTCGCCATTATTATTCCGGCAAGGATGAGGTTTAA
- the LOC123226758 gene encoding WAT1-related protein At2g39510-like translates to MAIIVNHALDNGLSPHVLVALRMVVAAILVCPFAIVMERPVLSQNFSYTGMKYTTATFNVSMSNILPATTFIMAWIFRLEIVKLRKLHGQAKIVGTLVAIGGGIIMTFVKGNLLDLPWKNGINIIFKKSATDVEHTDLMKGAGLIVVGLFCWSCFIILQAHILRSYPSVLSLAALVCILGSIEGIILAFLVERGNTKIWSIFNPDAKLLAVIYGGMMSCLTYLIMGWLMKKRGPVFVTSFNPLGMVLVTIFSSFFLAERLFLGRVLGAAVIIIGLCMVLWGKSKDQRHSNSQNIQEDDAVAAAAQNGPQTAVINGDIESPSQSNVIFDE, encoded by the exons ATGGCGATCATTGTAAACCATGCTCTGGACAATGGTCTGAGCCCACATGTTCTGGTCGCACTCCGTATGGTCGTTGCTGCAATCCTCGTTTGTCCTTTTGCTATTGTCATGGAAAG ACCAGTGCTTAGCCAAAATTTCTCCTACACTGGGATGAAATATACTACTGCAACATTTAATGTTTCCATGAGCAATATTCTTCCTGCCACGACATTTATAATGGCTTGGATTTTCAG GCTTGAAATTGTGAAACTTAGGAAGCTACATGGCCAGGCAAAGATAGTGGGAACCCTAGTGGCCATTGGGGGCGGAATTATAATGACATTTGTAAAGGGAAATCTCCTGGATTTGCCATGGAAGAATggaataaacataattttcaagaaatcagCAACTGATGTAGAACATACAGATCTAATGAAGGGTGCCGGACTAATCgtagttggtttgttttgctgGTCTTGTTTCATCATTTTGCAA GCACATATATTAAGATCCTACCCTTCAGTGCTCAGTCTCGCAGCTTTGGTATGCATTTTAGGCTCCATCGAAGGCATCATACTGGCCTTCCTAGTCGAAAGAGGAAACACAAAAATCTGGTCAATCTTCAACCCAGATGCTAAACTTTTAGCCGTGATTTATGGT GGAATGATGTCCTGCTTAACCTATCTCATAATGGGCTGGTTAATGAAGAAAAGAGGACCAGTTTTTGTAACGTCTTTTAATCCTCTGGGCATGGTTCTCGTCACAATTTTCAGCTCATTTTTTCTAGCTGAGAGACTCTTCCTAGGAAG GGTTCTTGGAGCAGCTGTGATTATCATTGGATTGTGCATGGTGTTATGGGGTAAAAGCAAAGACCAACGTCATTCAAATTCACAAAACATTCAAGAAGACGACGCCGTCGCCGCTGCTGCACAAAATGGTCCACAAACGGCTGTAATCAATGGTGATATAGAGAGTCCAAGCCAGTCCAATGTGATTTTTGATGAGTGA
- the LOC123227082 gene encoding histidinol dehydrogenase, chloroplastic isoform X1, whose product MMDTQLLCFNRTTVFLKPLQKSRLPFFVARRNSLFSPSGLNCARIRCSMKSYRLSELTNAEVENLKARPRIDFLSIFSTVQPIVSDVRNRGDASVKDYTERFDKVKLDKIVENVSELPDPKLDPAIQEAFDVAYDNIYAFHLAQKSAEQSVENMKGVKCKRVARSIGSVGLYVPGGTAVLPSTALMLSVPAQIAGCKTIVLATPPSQDGSICKEVLYCAKKAGVTHILKAGGAQAISAMAWGTESCPKVEKIFGPGNQYVTAAKMILQNSEAMISIDMPAGPSEVLVIADKYANPVHIAADLLSQAEHGPDSQVVLVIAGDGVDLKAIEEEIRKQCQDLPRGEFASKALSHSYTVFAHDMMEAVSFSNMYAPEHLIVNVKDAEQWECFIENAGSVFLGPWTPESVGDYASGTNHVLPTYGYARMYGGVSLDSFLKYMTVQSLTEEGLKKLGPYVATMAEVEGLEAHKRAVTLRLQDIEARQVANIS is encoded by the exons ATGATGGACACTCAGCTTCTCTGCTTTAACCGCACCACCGTTTTTCTTAAACCTTTGCAGAAATCTCGTCTTCCATTCTTCGTTGCGCGTAGAAACTCACTATTCTCTCCTTCAG GGTTAAATTGTGCTAGAATAAGGTGTTCGATGAAGTCTTATAGATTGTCAGAGCTTACTAATGCCGAGGTGGAAAATTTGAAGGCTCGACCTCGTATTGATTTCTTGTCTATTTTCAGCACG gtCCAACCGATTGTTTCTGATGTTCGAAATAGGGGAGACGCTTCAGTGAAAGA TTACACTGAGAGGTTTGATAAAGTGAAACTTgacaaaattgttgaaaatgtcTCTGAGCTTCCTGACCCAAAG CTTGACCCTGCTATTCAAGAAGCATTTGATGTGGCATACGACAACATATATGCTTTTCATCTTGCTCAGAAATCAGCTGAGCAAAGTGTGGAGAATATGAAA GGTGTTAAATGCAAAAGGGTGGCAAGGAGCATTGGTTCTGTTGGTCTTTATGTACCAGGAGGAACTGCTGTTTTACCATCAACTGCTTTGATGCTCTCAGTG CCTGCTCAAATTGCTGGGTGTAAAACTATTGTTCTGGCGACTCCACCAAGTCAGGATGGCAGCATATGTAAG GAGGTACTGTATTGTGCCAAGAAAGCTGGTGTGACTCACATCCTTAAAGCTGGAGGAGCACAG GCCATATCTGCTATGGCTTGGGGGACAGAATCTTGCCCAAAG GTTGAGAAGATTTTTGGGCCTGGAAATCAGTATGTCACAGCAGCAAAAATGATTCTCCAA AACAGTGAAGCAATGATTTCAATTGACATGCCTGCTGGTCCTTCAGAAGTTTTAGTCATTGCAGACAAATATGCTAATCCTGTTCATATAGCTGCAGATTTGCTTTCTCAG GCTGAGCATGGGCCAGACAGTCAAGTTGTTCTTGTAATTGCCGGGGATGGAGTTGATCTAAAAGCTATCGAAGAGGAAATCAGAAAGCAGTGTCAAGACCTTCCAAGAGGAGAGTTTGCTTCAAAAGCTCTCAGCCACAGTTACACAGTGTTTGCTCATGATATGATGGAG GCAGTCTCATTTTCAAATATGTATGCACCTGAGCATCTGATAGTTAATGTTAAAGATGCTGAACAATGGGAATGCTTCATTGAGAATGCAG GTTCTGTGTTCTTAGGGCCATGGACACCTGAAAGTGTGGGAGATTATGCAAGCGGGACAAACCATGTACTTCCAACATACGGATATGCACGAATGTATGGTGGGGTGTCTCTTGATTCCTTCCTTAAGTACATGACAGTACAATCCTTGACAGAGGAAGGTCTGAAAAAGCTTGGTCCATACGTTGCAACCATGGCAGAAGTGGAAGGCTTGGAAGCCCACAAGAGAGCGGTAACTCTTAGATTACAAGACATTGAAGCCAGGCAAGTTGCCAATATAAGTTAG